AGCGACCGGGCAAACCTGACCGATCCGGCATGGCGGGCGCGGATGTCGCAGGCGATTGCGGATGCGGCGACGGACTGGCTTGTAAATGACGGCCAGCAGGCAGAGCTTCGGCGGCATTAGGCTCAGGACCGGGCGCGGAAATCCCGGATTTCACCCAAGCTTGTTTTGACCTCACAGCCCCGCAGGTTTAAGAAGCCGCATAATTTTACAAGAGGCAGGTCAGTGATCCGTTTCATCCTTTCCTTTTTCGGGTCTATTTTCTCGCTGATCGTGACCGGCTTGCTGTTCGGCATGCTGATCCTTGGCGGAATTTTCTGGGCCTATGGGCGCGACCTGCCCAGTCATGAACAGCTCAGCCAGTATGCTCCGAAAACGATCAGCCGGGTCTATTCCGGTGAGGGTCGCCTGATCGACGAATTCGCGCAGGAGCGTCGCATCTATGTCCCGGGCGAGGAAATCCCGGATCTGGTGAAGCAGGCCTTTATCTCGGCCGAGGACAAGAATTTCTATGTCCATCGGGGCTATGATATGGGCGGGATCATGGCGGCGGCGCGTGATGCGGTGGTCTCGCGCGGTGAGAATGTGCGCGGTGCCTCGACCATTACCCAGCAGGTGATGAAGAACTTCCTGCTGTCCTCGGATCGGAGCGTGGAACGCAAGGTCAAGGAGCTGATTCTCGCGACACGGCTGGAAAATACGCTGACCAAGGACCAGATCCTTGAGCTTTATCTGAACGAGATTTTCCTAGGTCAGAACAGCTATGGGGTCGCGGCGGCAGCGCAGACCTATTTCAACAAGACCCTGTCAGAGCTTGCGCCGCATGAAGCTGCGACGCTGGCCGCCATGCCGCAGGCGCCGGGGCGATATCATCCCGTCCGCGCAAAGGATCGCGTGACCGAGCGGCGGAATTATGTGCTGCGCGAAATGTGGCAGAACGGCTATATCGACGAAGCGACGATGATCGCGGAATCCGCAAAGCCGCTGCGGTCGGTGCAGAACGGCGATTTCAAGCCCTTCTCTGAAAAGCTGCCGCCACGAGACTACTTCACCGATGAAATCCGCCGTCAGCTTTCCGAAGAATTCGGCGAGGACGAATTCTTCGGTGGCGGGCTGACCATCCGCGCCACGGTTGAACCTCATATGCAGGATGTGGCGTCGGGTGCGCTGCGTGACGCGCTGGAAACCTATGACCGCAACCGGGGCATCTGGCACGGGGTGATCGAGACGATCCCCGCGGAGAGCCTTGGCAGTCAGGCGGATTGGCGGGAAGCGCTGTACGCCGTGCGCGAGGCGCCGCGTGACGTGCCGGGCTGGATGCCTGCCGTCATTCTGGCCATCAACGATGCGGGCGACGCCCGGATCGGGATCGAAGGGATCGAGGAAGACGATGACGGCCACTGGGTACCGGCGCGGGATGCGCAATGGGCCCGCCCGCGCCGCGAGGATGGCTCGCTTGGACCGCGTGCCGGGAATGTAGGCGATCTTGCCCCGGTCGGGTCGGTGGTGATGGTCCGGGCGATGACCGACGACAATACCGGCGAGTTCCTTCGCTGGACCCTGCGTCAGGTGCCCGAGGTGCAGGGCGGCTTCATGGCGATGGACGTCAATACCGGCCGCGTGCTGGCGATGCAGGGCGGTTTTTCCTATCAGTCCTCGGTGTTCAACCGTGCGACGCAGGCGATGCGTCAGCCCGGCTCCAGCTTCAAGCCCTTCGTTTATGCGGCGGCGCTCGATAACGGCTATACCCCCTCGACCATCGTCGTGGATGAGGAAATCGCCATCAACACGCCCGAAGGCATGTGGCGGCCGAAAAACGCCTCGAACCGGACCTATGGCCCGACGCCTCTGCGCACCGGGATCGAGCAGTCGCGGAACCTGATGACGATCCGGGTGGCGCAGGATATCGGCATGAATACCGTCGCCGATTACGCCGAGCGGTTCGGGGTTTACGATCAGGACCAGATGCGGCCTTTCCTGGCCAATTCTCTGGGGGCGCAGGAAACCACGCTTTATCGGATGGTGGCGGCCTATGCGATGTTCGCCAATGGCGGTGAGCGGGTCGAGCCGACTCTGGTGGACCGGGTTCAGGACCGCCGCGGCCGCACCGTCTATCGCCACGATCAGCGCGATTGCGTCGGCTGTACGCAGAATGCCCTGCCAGCCGGCACTGCCCCTGAAATCGACACCAACCGCGAACGCGTGATGGATGCCGTCACCGCCTATCAGCTGACCTCGATGATGGAGGGCGTGGTCAAGCGCGGTTCGGGAAAGGGCGTCAATCTGCCTGTGCCGATCGCGGGCAAGACCGGGACCACGAACGACGCGAAGGATGTCTGGTTCATCGGGTTTTCGTCGAATATCGTCGCGGGCTGCTATCTGGGCTATGACCAGCCGCGCACGCTTGGCAGCGATGCCTATGGCGGGACGCTGTGCGTGCCGGTGTTCAATGCCTTCATGCGGCAGGCCGTGCAGGAATATGGCGGCAGCCAGTTCAAGGTGCCCGAGGGCGGTTACTTCGTGAAGATCGACCGGTTCACCGGCGCACGGCTTCCCGCAGATGCCACCGGAGACAACGTCATCTCGGAATTCTTCCGCGAGGGCACGGACCGCAATACCGGCATGGATTATATCGATGGCGGGTTCGAGGCGCGGATCATGCCCAAGGTTGAGGGCATTCCTCTGACGCTGAAAGAACTGCCGCAAACCAGCAGCGGCAGCACCGCCAAATCGGTCACGACCTCTTCGGGTCAGCAAAGGGTGATCCCGCAAAAGGCCGATTTCGGGACGATTTCATCCGGCGGGCTTTACTGAACATCACCGCGACGACATGATCCGGCCGCCCTTGTGAGGGCGGCTTTCACGGGTTATCTGACCAAACACCCGATCAGGAAGGACATATCCCATGCGCGCCGAAACTGCTGCCACCGTCGATGCAATCCGCAAATCCCTGCGGCTGCTGGCGCAGCGCATGGATTGGGAAACTGCGCCGCACCGGCTGGAAGAGTTGAACGCCATGATCGAGGATGGCGATCTGTGGAACGATCCGGCCCGTGCGCAAAAGCTGATGCGCGACCGGCAGGCGCTGTCCGACGCGGTCGAGGGCTATCGCCGGATCGAGGGCGATCTGGAAGCCAATGCCGAAATGGTCGAACTGGCCGAGGCCGAGGGCGACGCGGATCTGGTCGCCGAGGCTGAGGGCAATCTGAAGAAACTGGCCGAGGAAGCTGCCCAGAAAGAACTTGAGGCGCTTCTGAACGGCGAGGCGGATGGCAATGACACGTTCCTTGAAATCAACGCCGGGGCGGGTGGTACGGAAAGCTGTGACTGGGCCTCAATGCTGGCGCGGATGTATGTGCGTTGGGCCGAGAAGAAGGGCTATGACGTTGAACTGATTTCAGAATCCGCAGGGGAAGAGGCAGGCATTCGTTCGGCCGCCTATCGCATCTCGGGGCGTAACGCCTATGGCTGGCTAAAGACCGAATCCGGCGTGCACCGGCTGGTGCGGATCTCGCCCTATGACAGCTCGGCGCGGCGGCATACCTCTTTCAGCTCGGTCTGGGTCTATCCGGTGGTGGACGACAATATCGAAATCAACGTGCCGGACAGCGATATCCGCATCGACACCTACCGTTCATCCGGCGCGGGCGGTCAGCACGTCAACACCACCGACTCGGCGGTGCGGATCACGCACCTGCCGACCGGGATCGTGGTCACCAGTTCGATGAAGTCGCAGCACCAGAACCGCGAAGCGGCGATGAATGCCCTGAAAGCAAGGCTTTATCAGCAAGAACTCGACCGCCGCAATGCCGAGATCAACGCGCAGCACGACGCCAAGGGCGATGCCGGATGGGGCAACCAGATCCGGTCCTATGTGCTGCATCCCTATCAGATGGTGAAGGATCTGCGCACCTCGCATGAGACCTCGGACACGCAGGGCGTTCTGGACGGGGACCTTGATGCGTTCATGGCGGCGACGTTGGCGCTGGATGTCTCGGGCAAGAGCCGGGCGGAGGCGACCGCCGAGGATTGAGCCCGCACGGCGCGTACACCGGCTGTGCGCATGACTGACTGATATGCAGGGCCGCTGATTTCAGCCGGTCGGGCCTTACCGATACCCCGCCGCCTGCAACTCGAACAACTCGCGATAGCGGCCTTCGGACTGCATCAGTTCCGCATGGGTCCCCTCGGCCTCGACCCGGCCATTTTCCAGAACCAGAATCCGGTCGGCCATGCGGACCGAGCTGAAACGATGCGAGATCAGCACGGCGGTTTTGCCGGTTGACAGTTCCTTGAACCGCTCAAAGACCTGAAATTCCGAGCGGGCGTCAAGCGCGGCGGTCGGCTCATCGAGGATCAGGACCTGAGCCTGACGCATATAGGCGCGGGCAATCGCCAGTTTCTGCCACTCACCCCCCGACAGGTCGATGCCAGAGGCGAAGCGCTTGCCGATCATCTGGTCGTAACCGGCGGGCAGGCGGGCGATCACCTCATCGGCCATCGCGCTGCTGGCGGCGGCCTCGATCCGGGGGCGGTCGTCGCGGGCGCTGATGCGGCCCACGGCGATATTATCGGCGGCGCTCATGGAATAGCGGACGAAATCCTGGAAGATCACGCCGACCGCGGCACGCAGACTGTCCAGATCATAGTCGCGCAGATCCCGGCCATCCAGAAGGATACGGCCCTCATCCGGGTCATAAAGCCGAGATAGCAGCTTGACCAATGTCGTCTTCCCGGCACCGTTTTCGCCGACAAGGGCCAGCGTTTCCCCGGCATTCAGCGTAAAGGACAAATCGCGCACCGCCCATTTCGAGGCACCCGGATAGCGGAAACCGACCTTTTCGAAGGTGAAGCCGTGGCGGATCGGCGCGGGGACCGGGGCGGCACCCGGGGCCGAAACGATCTCGGGTTCGACGGCAAAGAAATCGAACAGATCCTCAAGATACAGCGCTTGCGCGGCGGTGGTCGAAAAACTGGTCAGCAACCCGTTCAGCAATGAGCGCAGACGCTGGAAAGATCCGGCGAGGAAGGTCAGATCGCCAAGGCTCAGCGCTCCCGCCAATGTCGCGCCGACGATCCAGATATAGGCGGCGTAATAGCCCAGAGTACCGATGGCGGTGAAAATCAGACCCCAAAAGGCGCGGGCCTGCGCGATCTGGCGGCGCTCGCGATAGAATTTTTCCGACAGGATGCGATACCGCTCGGCAAGGAAGCCGTGAAGGTCGAAGATCTTGACCTCTTTCGCGGTATCGGGCCAGCTTGCGACCTGACGGATATAGTCCAGTTCGCGCCGCTCGGGGGTGCGGCCATAATCCAACGTATAGTTGCGGGCGTTGAAATGCGCCTCGCCCAGAAAGGCGGGGATCAGCGTGACCAGCAGCAGGACGACCAGCCACGGGTTATAGGCGATCAGCCCCCCGGCGAAGGTGGCGACGGTCACCATGTCCTGCAATTGCCCGAAGATCAGCCCCATCAGCGACATGCGCCCCGAAGCCTGCCGCCGCGCCCGGTCTAGCTTGTCCTGAAAGGCCGCGTCCTCGAAATCCTCCAGATCCAAGGCGGCGGC
This sequence is a window from Paracoccus aerodenitrificans. Protein-coding genes within it:
- the prfB gene encoding peptide chain release factor 2 codes for the protein MRAETAATVDAIRKSLRLLAQRMDWETAPHRLEELNAMIEDGDLWNDPARAQKLMRDRQALSDAVEGYRRIEGDLEANAEMVELAEAEGDADLVAEAEGNLKKLAEEAAQKELEALLNGEADGNDTFLEINAGAGGTESCDWASMLARMYVRWAEKKGYDVELISESAGEEAGIRSAAYRISGRNAYGWLKTESGVHRLVRISPYDSSARRHTSFSSVWVYPVVDDNIEINVPDSDIRIDTYRSSGAGGQHVNTTDSAVRITHLPTGIVVTSSMKSQHQNREAAMNALKARLYQQELDRRNAEINAQHDAKGDAGWGNQIRSYVLHPYQMVKDLRTSHETSDTQGVLDGDLDAFMAATLALDVSGKSRAEATAED
- a CDS encoding ABC transporter ATP-binding protein, which produces MPPPPKEPPKSFAARWAAMKNIPPFLRMVWKAAPALTLATLALRLLRAVVPVTSLWIGKLIIDEVVRLIALDGPATIGEWFSSGLTDHLMLLLAAEFGLAIVSDLLGRLVALIDSLLAERLTISMTMDLMEHAAALDLEDFEDAAFQDKLDRARRQASGRMSLMGLIFGQLQDMVTVATFAGGLIAYNPWLVVLLLVTLIPAFLGEAHFNARNYTLDYGRTPERRELDYIRQVASWPDTAKEVKIFDLHGFLAERYRILSEKFYRERRQIAQARAFWGLIFTAIGTLGYYAAYIWIVGATLAGALSLGDLTFLAGSFQRLRSLLNGLLTSFSTTAAQALYLEDLFDFFAVEPEIVSAPGAAPVPAPIRHGFTFEKVGFRYPGASKWAVRDLSFTLNAGETLALVGENGAGKTTLVKLLSRLYDPDEGRILLDGRDLRDYDLDSLRAAVGVIFQDFVRYSMSAADNIAVGRISARDDRPRIEAAASSAMADEVIARLPAGYDQMIGKRFASGIDLSGGEWQKLAIARAYMRQAQVLILDEPTAALDARSEFQVFERFKELSTGKTAVLISHRFSSVRMADRILVLENGRVEAEGTHAELMQSEGRYRELFELQAAGYR
- a CDS encoding penicillin-binding protein 1A, producing MIRFILSFFGSIFSLIVTGLLFGMLILGGIFWAYGRDLPSHEQLSQYAPKTISRVYSGEGRLIDEFAQERRIYVPGEEIPDLVKQAFISAEDKNFYVHRGYDMGGIMAAARDAVVSRGENVRGASTITQQVMKNFLLSSDRSVERKVKELILATRLENTLTKDQILELYLNEIFLGQNSYGVAAAAQTYFNKTLSELAPHEAATLAAMPQAPGRYHPVRAKDRVTERRNYVLREMWQNGYIDEATMIAESAKPLRSVQNGDFKPFSEKLPPRDYFTDEIRRQLSEEFGEDEFFGGGLTIRATVEPHMQDVASGALRDALETYDRNRGIWHGVIETIPAESLGSQADWREALYAVREAPRDVPGWMPAVILAINDAGDARIGIEGIEEDDDGHWVPARDAQWARPRREDGSLGPRAGNVGDLAPVGSVVMVRAMTDDNTGEFLRWTLRQVPEVQGGFMAMDVNTGRVLAMQGGFSYQSSVFNRATQAMRQPGSSFKPFVYAAALDNGYTPSTIVVDEEIAINTPEGMWRPKNASNRTYGPTPLRTGIEQSRNLMTIRVAQDIGMNTVADYAERFGVYDQDQMRPFLANSLGAQETTLYRMVAAYAMFANGGERVEPTLVDRVQDRRGRTVYRHDQRDCVGCTQNALPAGTAPEIDTNRERVMDAVTAYQLTSMMEGVVKRGSGKGVNLPVPIAGKTGTTNDAKDVWFIGFSSNIVAGCYLGYDQPRTLGSDAYGGTLCVPVFNAFMRQAVQEYGGSQFKVPEGGYFVKIDRFTGARLPADATGDNVISEFFREGTDRNTGMDYIDGGFEARIMPKVEGIPLTLKELPQTSSGSTAKSVTTSSGQQRVIPQKADFGTISSGGLY